The Nicotiana sylvestris chromosome 6, ASM39365v2, whole genome shotgun sequence genomic sequence cttatgtaaataacgagccagagcccgagaggcccgccaaaaggcctcatgttcaagcctttgatgataaaatttaGGAGAGATTATCCTGGgaggagaaggaaaaggaatataacgCCACCATCCATGATTAcaagaagagttgagaaaagtcaccttcaataatgatttacaggcacaagaggccgaggCTGAGAGGAGAAGACTGGTGCAAGAAAATGAAGATCTCAGAGcccaggttcgacagttgaatattgaagccgagaacccagaCCGAAGCaagaaagatgaaaggctcatttataaccttactcaaaaggtacgtgactatgaagatgactTGCAGAAAGCTCagtctgaactagcaaaaacACAAGCGAGGTTGGCTAAAAGTGCCGGAAGGCGTGCAGCTTTcattcaacagatgaaagaaagatatgaaagaggggtcacaggttgggaaaaggcaattggcaaccttgagggtgaaatggctaaacaagccaaaactTTTAAGGCTGAAaaagaacattgttacgccttgaTGGCGCGGTTGGAAGAGGACTTGCGGCACTTGCAAGAACAAAACCACACTGCCA encodes the following:
- the LOC138871170 gene encoding uncharacterized protein, encoding MAPEDRSYIYDCYQGLPEVNGCKKNSAICTAEGLEAIGKAQEAEAERRRLVQENEDLRAQVRQLNIEAENPDRSKKDERLIYNLTQKVRDYEDDLQKAQSELAKTQARLAKSAGRRAAFIQQMKERYERGVTGWEKAIGNLEGEMAKQAKTFKAEKEHCYALMARLEEDLRHLQEQNHTATQVLEARSRQIGRLLQEKGIMRERNRRIVDYIKMKCSTCEDMTRSMFFATVMIFVRQIMEELYRLQDDMASRPAARSVGVPRAGLEALMYS